The genome window ttttaatgaatttttcgTGCAagagtttctttttttttttttttgttacattTTTTATGATTGCTAGATTTGCCTTGGAAATTCAGTTTTCTAATACTAATATTTAAACAGAACTTATGTAATCCTGGGGGTTTGGGATtaactaattatttaatttgtagCAATTCTTAATAGTAACAGCAATAGACAACTGCATTTGTATGAATCAGTATTAGATTACTTGGTAGCATGCTTTTATTTGTCGCTGGAGCTGTTTAAATTCAGTCAAAATGGAGTCTTTTGGTGGATTTGATGAATAAAAGGTAATATATTAAAGTTGTGTTGTATGTTAGAGAATTCCTACACTTGCCCTACTCAATAATTAATATCTGCATTTCTTGTTATGGCAAAGGAATTTTATGTATGTTGAGTAGCAGTTGAACTTGAGGTTACTTAAAAGTCCTCTTCCCCCTcctttataaaaaaatgaattttcatGTTCATATGATAAGGATAATAAAGTGGCATGTTACTTCTGGCCCTATATAAGTAGCATTCAGAATTTTTCCCCAAAACGTGTGCTACATGTGAAATACACGTTTGAGTTTCTGCTTAACAAAATATTGACATTGAAGATATTCCAGGCGTGGTCCCTTAATTCCATGGGAGTTTGTATTAAAATGTTTGCGTCTTGTATAACCTACATTTGAGCCAATACAGTCAGGTTTAAGATGGTGTATTTATCGTTTTAAAATAAGTGTGATATGTACTGGCTGTTCCATTTCCTGAAATAGGTGCTTcatttgaaacagaaaatttaaCCTGACCTAATCAATTACTTTTCTCCGTATACAATGTGTTGACACTTGTATTGGTTAGTGCGTGTTTAAATATTCTCTGTTGCTGGAATTGTAATCCAGTGTTGATTTGTATGATTATATGATACAATGGAGCTATGTTGGTCacttacaaattttatatttcaggTTCATCTGCTGAGTGGGTACAAGAAGCAGAGCCACCTAACTGGTATAATCAGCATGAGGTTGACACAGAAAGTGCTCAAGAAAGCAAAAGATGGCCATCACAGCTGCAGTCTTCCTATGCTCCACCTGAGGAGCCATATTTGTTGCACAGAACAGCATCATATCCTGAACAGCAGCATCAGCAGCAGCATATTATTCAGCAGCATCACTTTTCCAGTGAACCTATTCTTGTTCCAAAATCATCTTTTACTTCTTATCCTCCTCCTGGAGGCAGATCTCTGCAGCCTGCACCCAACCAGCAGCCACACTATTCTAATATTTCTCATCTTCCAGGCGGGAATCAATATCCAGTTAATGCACCCAGTCATCCTCCCTTTTCTAATTCCCAGATGCAATATACTGGATCACCTCATGGGTCTCCTTTGGGTGGAGGTTTGTCTCAGTTTGCGCCACCTGGTCTTCCTGTAAACAGTCGACCACCAAATCAATGGATAAACCGTACGGGTATATATTCAGGAGATAATATCAGCCTCTCCAACAATCTCTTGCATCAACAGTTACCTAATCAGAATGGCTTAATGCCTCCACAGTTGCTGCAGCAGACGCAACATCAAAGAATGCACCATCAGTTTCAGCCCACATTTGGCCATGTATCAGGACTGCAGCCACAGCTTATTAATCGGCATCTTTCTCCTGCTCAACCTTTGATGAACAACTTTAAAATGCTTGGATCGGCTGATATGAGAGATCAAAGACCTAGGTTGTTTCCAAAAGGTAGGCAAGGCATCCCGTATTTAAACCAGGGTTTTGATGCAAGCAGCCAATGGAATGATGGTGGATGGCCACAGTACAGAGCCAAGTATATGACATCTGATGAAATTGAGAACATCATGAGATTGCAGCTTGCTGCTACACATAGTAATGACCCGTATGTTGATGACTATTACCATCAAGCTTGTCTAGCTAAGAAAACTGGTGGTGTAAAGTCAAGACACCATTTCTGCCCAAGCAACCTTAAGGATTTTGCTTCCCGTGCTCGAGCTAATTCCGAGCCACACGCCTTTCTCAAGGTTGACGCTCTTGGGCGAGTTTCCTTCTCTTCAATTCGCAGACCCCGTCCACTTCTTGAAGTTGACCCATCAAATTCATCAGGCGGCGAGGAAAATGAACAAAAAGGATTGGTGAAGCCGTTGGAACAGGAACCGATGCTTGCGGCCAGAGTAACTATTGAAGATGGCCTTTCTCTTCTTCTTGACGTTGATGATATTGACAGGTTCCTGAAGTTTAATGAACTTCAAGATGTGTTGCAGCTAAGGAGCCGTCGAGAGGTTTTGCTTGAGGCTCTGGCATCTTCACTTCAACTTGTTGACCCTCTTGGCAAACATGGGCACACTGTTAATATGGCTCCTGAAGATGACCTTGTTTTTCTTGGCATAGTCTCTCTTCCCAAAGGTCGAAAGCTCTTATCGAGGTACCTTCAGCTTCTCTTTTCTAGTGCTGACCTCATGCGAGTGGTCTGTATGGCTATATTCCGCCATTTAAGGTTCTTGTTTGGGGCCCTTCCATCTGACCCCTCAACTGCTGAAACGACTATCAAGCTTGTAAAGACTGTTTCATCTAGTGTTCGTGGAATGGACCTTAGAGCACTCGGGGCCTGTCTTGCTTCTGTTGTCTGCTCTGCTGAGCATCCACCTCTCAGACCCCTTGGGAGCTCTGCTGGAGATGGTGCTTCTGTTATTCTAATATCTGCACTTGAAAGGGCTACTGAAATCCTAAGAGATCCCCATACTGCTGTAAACTGCAGCATGCCTAATCGAGTATTTTGGCAGgcttcttttgatgtgtttttcaACCTTCTCACAAAGTACTGCATCAGCAAGTATGACACTACTGTGCAGTCTCTGCTTGCACAGGGCCTAACAGACATGTCTGCTATAGGTTCAGACGCAACAAAAGCTATTAGTAGGGAAATGCCAGTAGAATTATTACGAGCAAGTCTTCCTCATACAAATGAACAGCAAAGGAAGGTCTTATTGGACTTTGCACAGCGTTCAATGCCTAcactttgatttcaaaatcacATGTAGAAGAATTCAGGAAGCTGTGTCGTTACTGTTCTACTTTCTAACAGCACATAACTCTTAGTTGTATGAAGGGTGTCGTCATTCACAGTCTTCACTTGGTCCTACTGGTTTGATGCATGTCATGGAGGAAGCATGCTGGTTTCAGCTTGTAATGTAATTTCGTATTTCTAGAGTATCAAGTCTGCCTTAGCCTTAGATCCATATTGTTGAATGTAGAAGGGTTTTAAGCCTAGTATTGTGTATCAGTGCTGGTCATTCTGGTTATTTATCTTTCTTTGAGAGCTTATTTGGATGCTCCTTTGTGCAAGTCATGGTAGAATGTGGACTTAGAGAGGTTAAACTTGTATAGTTTTCATTTCGAAAAGGTCTTATTTTCGTCCGCTGTAGTATTCAAGATGGGGTAGGAGGGAATAGATTGTTTTATTTGGGACAAGAAAACTCTTTTTGGTTTTTTGGGTGGTTTATCTAGCTGCATTTCGTTCTTCTGCTTCACCAGTGTTCATGGTGATTTTGAATTCCTGTATGGATGGTTCTTTTGTACTTTTTGCTAGATCGCATGAACTTTTTATGCAGTTCTTTTTCCTGTTCGCAAATTGTCTTTCTAATGAAAAGAATTGGTTTATTTTTAGACAGCATCTTTTGGTTGCAAGTTGGTGGTTCCAGATATATAACCCTGGTATTTTGATGGCTTGCGCACACACACACCCTTCTAGTTGTCTGTTGGTAGATGCGGGGTAGCTTTTAGGGGAAAATGGGaattgttgaaagaattgatcTTTATACCCCATTCcctgttttaatttatttcttcaaaaaaactTCGGGAATGGGATATTATTACTGACGGCAAGACacgtatttattatttattatgtgTGGAGGATAGTCGGAAAGAATAATACTATTAGACTTTGACCTCCCGTCAGAGTGTTCATTAATGATCTCTTTCTGGCGATCAACAGTTTTTTTAAGGTGGGAGAACGGGGCAGAAGAAATGAATTGTTGACACAGGAGTTACTACTACAGTTATACGTTGATAGGTGAATTACAATATACAGAAGAAATGTACCGTGTGGTGATGTTAACTCAAATATTGTTGTAGTATAACACTATAGTATTTTGtcttataatataaattgttttgttttatatttaattatgttctcCTGGaagtatatttaaaatcatgttggtaatttatattattaattttatttatattttctagttCTGTAATTACTTacatatgtataaaaatattctaATTTTATCATTGCATGACTTTGTccgattaaaatattattttaatttatattaaattaaagacGTGGAGAGACATTGCCGTGGAACGTAAAATGGtaaaattctcaataaagaaattaataaagtctttaaaatatattatttgcataTATTAAATGAATTCAAAGTCGAGTTAGAGTATTATCTACGATGTTATCCGTCGTATAAAACAAATTTAGCATTGTAACAATCGGAGTTTGTACATTTTAGAACTTCTGTATGACTTTTTATGAAAGAAATTTAATATTGTATCTAAAATCGATATACAATCTCTTTTAGCGACAGTGATTGAAAAGGATAATAAAAAAAGGAAGCTAGAGAGTAAATCATAGGGCCTGTTTGGGAACAAGAATCAGAAGCTActtctgacttctgcttttcttgatccgtttttgtaaagaagtagaagcacttttaagaagctgagaatgctagcttctctctcacaatttctgcttctttcccaaacactttattaacttatttacttctcacttctactccacttctttaatataaacaagaaattacttattttaagctaacccaaacggccccatataTTTGGTTGTTAACTTGTTATAGATCAGTCGGTCCCAATATTAATAGTTAGAGACTGAATTTTAAATGGAATATGCTGGTTTAATTTGCACTCCGATCTCGTATATCGCTCCACACTGAGAAGAGGGggcttcttttttctttttctttttctttttagatAATTTGCTCGGATGTGTTTGATGCTCTAAAGCAAATAGTTATATAGgatagcactccatagcatactctcttatatggagttacgtaacacaccattataaatatacacataatatatattctattatatcttttttgaaatataattgcaaattttgattattaaaccgaaaacaaagttatacaatttatttattccaaagatcatctaaaataatgcaatatctcaacatgattctataacagaataataatcatccagaattattctgttgtagaatcaattttgaaaatatacttttttccatcaaattttaagtgttaaattacttaaaatagatatattttatagtattctatattagaatcacgttttatatgtattttataacagaatttataataaaattgatgatttatagtggcacACTATGTAATTCCATATAAAGAGTCCCTCTCTTGAATGTTGGCCTAGTTATATATAGTAAAGTTATATTTAgtgtcattttataaaattttcacctCTAATACATTTGGAGATGTATTTTGATCTATATTGTCCAAGGCATATGCTGCAACTGCATATAGATACACAATGGAGACCAGATGCTTATCTTACTCAAAGTTAGATGTTCATCTTGCTCCAGTGAACTGATTAAGTAGTACTATCCTTTTGAGAAAGTCGTACAGAAGCAGCACGAACCATATCAACTAGCTCTTCATCGAGTTCTTCGAGCTCACCCGAAATACGTAGGCGACGATATAAGGGTGCCACATACTCAGCTGAAACTTCAGTCAATTTCCACTGATTTAAGCTAGCAGCTAGCCTTAAAATTTTTATAGACAAGAATCGAGATGAATCCAAACAAGATATGATTACTCTAGAGCATTCTTCATGAAGATCTTGAAGCAACCAGAACTCAGCAAGCCAACAAAGCTCTAAATAAGTTACCATTTCATGTAGCTTTTCATCGGAATCCAAGTTATCCCATAAACAGCCAGACATGGGAAGTGGCAGCTCGCCAGAATAGAACCAGTGAACTAGTTTCATCAATGCCTTCCAACTGACAGGAACCTTGATGGTATGTGAACGACTGTAGCATAAATGATACACAGTTAGCTTTACATATAAATCATCCACCATATTTGTTGAAAATGAATACTGAAGCTGCTGACTAAGAGTGACATGGTACTGATATGGCTGCCAAATAAGCAGCTGAAGTAGTCGAATAAAAGTCTGTTACCGAGTCAATAACAGTCCTGAATGGCAGGACATTAGTTGGTTAGATTTAGATATTTAGACAAGTCAGATTAgtttaaattgaaaatattaaaaaaattattataataatatattgttgcatcattgattattcttatattaaacattgatatttaattacttaaatagagacaaaaaaggaaaattgaaattgattctaataccttcatctcatacccacctccctcCTTGGTATCAAAAGCCCATACCTTGGGGGTTTGAGGTAtgggtttgaaattttattttttgcaacCAAACATCAGGTGTGGGGTTGGAATGGACAAAACCAATACATGATTCCAGATCTCCATCAACCAAACAAcccctaaatatattttggGGTAAACGAGGCATACTGAAAGTTAGTCAAAGCTCTTTCTCCGTTTTGACAAGTTAAATGCTATTGACTATCCGCTTAATAAGAGGCCGAGTGTTCAAGCCTCAAAGGAGGCCTGTGTGCATGAGTGTTCAAATATCAATAGTTGACCTCAACCATTAAAAAACTACTATGAAAATACACCTTTTGATAAAGTTTTTTGCAACCCAAAAAAAACAAGGACCTGATTCATAATGGTTAACAGTATTTGCAAAAGCCAATAGTTGTCCACGTTATACCTTTGCCAAAAATAGTCATACATATATGAGTTTGAGGGTCAAAGAAGTATAAAACACCATGATACAATTCATAGAACAGGAAGGTATAGGAGGAAGTACCTTTCTTGCATCCCTGATTGAAATAAAGCCTGCAAGTATTCACAGCTTGAACATACCACAACTTTGTGGGCATGAATATGTGGCCTTGATAAAAAGCATATATCGCATGACCACTGTACTAGTTCTTCCACTTTAGCTTCCAAAATAACGTCCCTGGTAATGGAACATAAACAAATTAGATTGGCAAAGTAATCACTTGATCTATACACAACACAAAGCATATTCCAATTTTAGCAAATCAACTTGTGTCTAATCCCTCCCTACAGCACTAGAACACGGTATCTTTTAGATTCCCGTGTACATGTCACTCTAACAATGGGATCTTCATGACCGGACATTGACTTCGTACATTGACACAGACCAAAAAAAATGACACGTCGACATGAAttagaataaaaattacatatacaAAAATTTGCTCTAAAAGTTCCTAAATAGCCTTTTCCAGTGGATAAATGTAtagttgataatatatatacGTGTGTGCGCTAGTGTTGTGAACATCAAATTCTTAAATAATTATGAAGGAGAGTTCCTACGATATCTGACGTCCATCTTTCCCAAGAGCAGCGGTAAGATCAAAACTAGGTAGAAGGGTGCCCCATCTAGGACTTCTTCTACATAACAATTGCAATAGATGATGCAAATGGCAGTGCCTAGCAaaaattctcaatttcttcacgAGATCTTCTCCTGCTTGCAAAAATCCTGAATATATGTAGTCCAACAACTTTGACAATGCTTGACTATCCACATGAGCCGATAGACGAACTTCAACCGGTAACCTTTCACACCTTTCCTTGTCATGGTCCAATAAACAATATGTAGATGTTTTGTCATCAAGAGACAGTTCCCTACGAGGCAGTAATGTTCGACAGCGGACCATAAGAATGACCGCATGTACGCTTACGGACTCATCATTCATAAGAACAAGCTTTAAATCTGTATGTTCACCATCAATAAGTGATTTGCTAATAGCTGGACCATGTTTATTTGGGAATCCATAGTGTCCAAAATAACTAAGAGCATATGCGGCATACCATCTTGGTCCAGGAGCATAAGAGCCGCTGCATACCACTTTAAGTTGACTAACTAATTGAGATTCACTATAGTCTGTCCGGCCCATAGACAATTCTGCGTTATTTGCCTGAAGATTTAAGCAGTGCAACAACTCAGCTAGAGCCCATAGCCCAAAAAGCAAAAGCATATCTTGGCCTTCCCATCCGTTTGTAATATGACAGCAAGCTTTCTTTTCATATAGGTTGCGCAAATGTAGTGCCACACTCGACCGTTCTATATGGAAGGGCCTATTCAACTGTGAGCTCAAAAAGCTCACCAGGGTCTTTATCCCATGACTTTTTATGATATGCCTTTGATATTCTGACAGACCTGAACAAGATGCCAGACTTATCAAGATTATGGTCATTTGAAGGTTATCAGACACTTTGAACCTGTCTCCGGATGTCATTGCATTCAAGGTGTTTAACAAGTACTTAACATCTTCCTTGCCAGTTGGCCCCAGCAACTCACAAAGTACGGCTTTGGTTTGGGATGCAATGTGTTTGCAAGGAGAATAAATCATTAGCAAGACTGCTCTAGATGCTGCTTCATTGACAAATGTAGTGGCACTGTCTCTTTGACAGATTTGACGTGTCGCCCGAATGGACTCCATGAAAGATAAACTGTCAAATAAACCccccaaaataaattaaaataacaagGCAGGTGAGTCCAGAATTAGTATATATCTTAACAATTACAAAGATGTTACTTATAATGCAGTTCCAAGATTCTGAGAAAAATACatagaatataaataaagtAATAAACTTATAAACATAAAGAGTACTAAAGGGAGATCGTAAAATTACCACGCACATGTTATTAGCATATTCACTAGAAACTTATCTCCTTCTGCAGTTGGGATAAGATCATCAGTACCATGTGAAGCAAGACCGCCGACAATATCCCAGATATAAGGTCTGAGAACGAGAAGATGACTTGCATTTAAACCATCCTGTGCTATTGTTATCTGTTCCGCTATTGACAAGTGGTGCTCAAGTTcatattttttgtaataattGTTCAAAAGGAGATCAAGCATAACTCTATGGGTTCTATATTTCCAAAAATATACATGATGCTCTCCTGCCCATCGAGTTATCGTGGCCATATGGCATGCCTTTATCAATAAGGATATACGGTCTTTAGAAAGCTTTCCAGAATGCTCAATGCAACTGCTCATTGCATTTATTGTGGCTCGGACAAGAGACTCGCAACACTCATTCAACATTTTTAAGCATCCTTGTTCACTTAACTGCAAAATTCAAAAGACATCAGTTTTCTACACATGAACAATCTTTAAATTCTAAACAACATTAGAGAAGTTACGAGTAAGAATCATTACGGAAAAACATCCAGCTAATTTAAATCCCTCCATCTTGACAGAGTGAAGGTCCGAGTTGCTCATAGACTGGACCATCAATTCTAAACAGGCTTTCCTTTCCAATAACTTTTTGGCACCATTACCACACAATGCTGGCATTCAAAATCAGAAAAAAATTGTGAGTCCAAATACACACCCGAGCAAGAGGCTGGCACAAGAGCTGACGAGGTAGTAATGCAATACCTATTGAGGAATACAACTGCAGAACAGAAATCTTGGCAGAAAAACTGGGCTCAAGACTAACCAAATCTAATGCATTTAATAATTCAACATCGTTCCATATACAAAACCTCGAGGAAGACCACCGCCACAGTATCTTACTCAAAAGCAGAATCATCTCTTGAAAATATTCAACCAGTTTAGTCCTGCCAGAAAATTCTTTAATATTACAGACAGTATTGGTAACTGTCTTTGTTTCTCTCAAGATTTCCCAAACTTCACTCTCTTTTTTCATACTTATGTTTGAGATGATTAAACTCAATGCAATAGCACAGGAAAGAGAAACTTGTACATTGGCACAATTTAACAAAGATGATAAGGGATGAACAATTTCTATCACATGAGGCTGAATGACTGGACTTGGTAAAGCATTGACCATCTTGACTGCCACAGTTGATGCTAGGCACAAAACAGGTTCACTTCTTAAATGAAGAATTCCTTTTAACGCCCCTACCATATCAACAACTGAATCCTGAAATTTCAAGGCGAAAATTACAAAAGAACTTAGAAACAAGTACAAGGATGAATAAAGAGTCTTAGACACATACATGTATAAAGtataaaaacacacacacacacacacacacataaagatACACAAATATCAGGCTTAATCATGACAATAATTTACAAGAGCTGAATTATCAGGCTGTGAAGACAAAACATGCAAACAATTTGACTTTATAATGCAACTGTTATAAGACAAATGTGCAAACATGTAAACATATAGGCTTTAATTACAGATTCACTATCTGAAAATTACTATTGTATTTATGATATCattattaaatattcttttattatCTGATGTGCTTGATCTATAGTATTACTATAATAAAGTTAGCTCACACATTATAGACTAGTGTTCCAACTTTCTCAATTGTACTAGGTTtgctataaatattttagtgtTATACTTTGTATAACAAGTTaacagatttttttttcaaagataTATGTTTTGGACAACatccatttttttaatattaaatcgtAGATGATAAATTGTCTGATGATTTTCTAAATCGTCCAAACTGCTCAAATCGCACTGCACAACATTATGTGGTGTGGTTTGTGTTATTAAGGTTTACGTAGAGTGGGTGCAATTTTAAATTTGACCAAAGCGCATGTGCAATTTTGTATATGGTTCTATAGAAAAGAACCCCTGGATAGGACAAAAAATATGTGAATAAGAATTATGTATCAAAAGAATTGCACGTGTAATTAATTATCTTTAAGGATGTCTGCCTTCAATTCATAGTTACATAGGACTGGGTTCGATTCGAAACGGGGAACGAAATCGGGTACGTGGAACATTAGTTTTAGTGAATCTGGTACGATGGAACGTATAGGTACGATGGAACGTATGGGTACGATTGGtccttttaaaaagaattctataatcatatatataaattccattataatatacaattttagttgataatttatacatttataattttttataaagaaaaagatattgaataacaaataaaagtacacatttattgataaaataaattacttatcaTATGACATAGACATGGATCTATTGTTCAAAACAAgaatgaagtgtgttcttgcggGTCGTCACTTCCGGCGATCTGGGTCGCGACCCTGAACGTTTCCGTTCGCGTTTCCGACCGTATCGGGTACGAACGATCTAGATCGCGGTTCGTGGCAGCGTACCCGTTTCCTTGTATCTATGCTTCAATTATCCAAGTTTCCATTATTTCAAGtacattattattaaatatacattTGAAGGTAATATTTTAGCTTATAATAGAtttcaattaatatttttaatcagtGGACACGAAAAGAAGATGTATGCATttctatgttacccggactcttcatttttTCTCGAGTACCCGTGTCAGACACTCGACACTTggacatgggtatggacactccGACACTTACTTAtggccaaaaacatgtaaaattttcaaattattgccgagtccgacactcAGTCACATATCCATGCTGGACACTTTTagccgagtccgggtaacatagatGCATTTAGAGTCAGGTACGGGTTTAGGTTAAAGGTACTTGACAAGGAAAGGCACAAAATGTCAGTGAACAAAATGACGTTGCCCGGTATAGTTTTAAGCAGTAACAAATAGATATTAACCCAAGAGTTTTCTtcttttattaaaactaaagtGTCTTAAGAGACCACattttatgtgcataa of Daucus carota subsp. sativus chromosome 3, DH1 v3.0, whole genome shotgun sequence contains these proteins:
- the LOC108214645 gene encoding protein PAT1 homolog, whose translation is MDGFDDDSNSQPIESNSTVFDASQYAFFGKDVVEEVELGGLEDDDENEFVPGLEFGSEAHQLIEEGSTLGSLPEVDDLAATFSELNKTVNAPRSAGGLGNWGSRGSSSAEWVQEAEPPNWYNQHEVDTESAQESKRWPSQLQSSYAPPEEPYLLHRTASYPEQQHQQQHIIQQHHFSSEPILVPKSSFTSYPPPGGRSLQPAPNQQPHYSNISHLPGGNQYPVNAPSHPPFSNSQMQYTGSPHGSPLGGGLSQFAPPGLPVNSRPPNQWINRTGIYSGDNISLSNNLLHQQLPNQNGLMPPQLLQQTQHQRMHHQFQPTFGHVSGLQPQLINRHLSPAQPLMNNFKMLGSADMRDQRPRLFPKGRQGIPYLNQGFDASSQWNDGGWPQYRAKYMTSDEIENIMRLQLAATHSNDPYVDDYYHQACLAKKTGGVKSRHHFCPSNLKDFASRARANSEPHAFLKVDALGRVSFSSIRRPRPLLEVDPSNSSGGEENEQKGLVKPLEQEPMLAARVTIEDGLSLLLDVDDIDRFLKFNELQDVLQLRSRREVLLEALASSLQLVDPLGKHGHTVNMAPEDDLVFLGIVSLPKGRKLLSRYLQLLFSSADLMRVVCMAIFRHLRFLFGALPSDPSTAETTIKLVKTVSSSVRGMDLRALGACLASVVCSAEHPPLRPLGSSAGDGASVILISALERATEILRDPHTAVNCSMPNRVFWQASFDVFFNLLTKYCISKYDTTVQSLLAQGLTDMSAIGSDATKAISREMPVELLRASLPHTNEQQRKVLLDFAQRSMPTL
- the LOC108215235 gene encoding BTB/POZ domain-containing protein At1g04390 isoform X3 is translated as MTKLVEYFQEMILLLSKILWRWSSSRFCIWNDVELLNALDLVSLEPSFSAKISVLQLYSSIALCGNGAKKLLERKACLELMVQSMSNSDLHSVKMEGFKLAGCFSLSEQGCLKMLNECCESLVRATINAMSSCIEHSGKLSKDRISLLIKACHMATITRWAGEHHVYFWKYRTHRVMLDLLLNNYYKKYELEHHLSIAEQITIAQDGLNASHLLVLRPYIWDIVGGLASHGTDDLIPTAEGDKFLVNMLITCACLSFMESIRATRQICQRDSATTFVNEAASRAVLLMIYSPCKHIASQTKAVLCELLGPTGKEDVKYLLNTLNAMTSGDRFKVSDNLQMTIILISLASCSGLSEYQRHIIKSHGIKTLVSFLSSQLNRPFHIERSSVALHLRNLYEKKACCHITNGWEGQDMLLLFGLWALAELLHCLNLQANNAELSMGRTDYSESQLVSQLKVVCSGSYAPGPRWYAAYALSYFGHYGFPNKHGPAISKSLIDGEHTDLKLVLMNDESVSVHAVILMVRCRTLLPRRELSLDDKTSTYCLLDHDKERCERLPVEVRLSAHVDSQALSKLLDYIYSGFLQAGEDLVKKLRIFARHCHLHHLLQLLCRRSPRWGTLLPSFDLTAALGKDGRQISDVILEAKVEELVQWSCDICFLSRPHIHAHKVVVCSSCEYLQALFQSGMQESRSHTIKVPVSWKALMKLVHWFYSGELPLPMSGCLWDNLDSDEKLHEMVTYLELCWLAEFWLLQDLHEECSRVIISCLDSSRFLSIKILRLAASLNQWKLTEVSAEYVAPLYRRLRISGELEELDEELVDMVRAASVRLSQKDSTT
- the LOC108215235 gene encoding BTB/POZ domain-containing protein At1g04390 isoform X1 → MNSKIGVTKSRKRAENNKEISGHMLTLHHRLYHALNLAPRSYNNRERKWQCPDIEIQRLILRSTDAFLDSITNETSQHPLVKDSVVDMVGALKGILHLRSEPVLCLASTVAVKMVNALPSPVIQPHVIEIVHPLSSLLNCANVQVSLSCAIALSLIISNISMKKESEVWEILRETKTVTNTVCNIKEFSGRTKLVEYFQEMILLLSKILWRWSSSRFCIWNDVELLNALDLVSLEPSFSAKISVLQLYSSIALCGNGAKKLLERKACLELMVQSMSNSDLHSVKMEGFKLAGCFSLSEQGCLKMLNECCESLVRATINAMSSCIEHSGKLSKDRISLLIKACHMATITRWAGEHHVYFWKYRTHRVMLDLLLNNYYKKYELEHHLSIAEQITIAQDGLNASHLLVLRPYIWDIVGGLASHGTDDLIPTAEGDKFLVNMLITCACLSFMESIRATRQICQRDSATTFVNEAASRAVLLMIYSPCKHIASQTKAVLCELLGPTGKEDVKYLLNTLNAMTSGDRFKVSDNLQMTIILISLASCSGLSEYQRHIIKSHGIKTLVSFLSSQLNRPFHIERSSVALHLRNLYEKKACCHITNGWEGQDMLLLFGLWALAELLHCLNLQANNAELSMGRTDYSESQLVSQLKVVCSGSYAPGPRWYAAYALSYFGHYGFPNKHGPAISKSLIDGEHTDLKLVLMNDESVSVHAVILMVRCRTLLPRRELSLDDKTSTYCLLDHDKERCERLPVEVRLSAHVDSQALSKLLDYIYSGFLQAGEDLVKKLRIFARHCHLHHLLQLLCRRSPRWGTLLPSFDLTAALGKDGRQISDVILEAKVEELVQWSCDICFLSRPHIHAHKVVVCSSCEYLQALFQSGMQESRSHTIKVPVSWKALMKLVHWFYSGELPLPMSGCLWDNLDSDEKLHEMVTYLELCWLAEFWLLQDLHEECSRVIISCLDSSRFLSIKILRLAASLNQWKLTEVSAEYVAPLYRRLRISGELEELDEELVDMVRAASVRLSQKDSTT
- the LOC108215235 gene encoding BTB/POZ domain-containing protein At1g04390 isoform X2, whose amino-acid sequence is MVGALKGILHLRSEPVLCLASTVAVKMVNALPSPVIQPHVIEIVHPLSSLLNCANVQVSLSCAIALSLIISNISMKKESEVWEILRETKTVTNTVCNIKEFSGRTKLVEYFQEMILLLSKILWRWSSSRFCIWNDVELLNALDLVSLEPSFSAKISVLQLYSSIALCGNGAKKLLERKACLELMVQSMSNSDLHSVKMEGFKLAGCFSLSEQGCLKMLNECCESLVRATINAMSSCIEHSGKLSKDRISLLIKACHMATITRWAGEHHVYFWKYRTHRVMLDLLLNNYYKKYELEHHLSIAEQITIAQDGLNASHLLVLRPYIWDIVGGLASHGTDDLIPTAEGDKFLVNMLITCACLSFMESIRATRQICQRDSATTFVNEAASRAVLLMIYSPCKHIASQTKAVLCELLGPTGKEDVKYLLNTLNAMTSGDRFKVSDNLQMTIILISLASCSGLSEYQRHIIKSHGIKTLVSFLSSQLNRPFHIERSSVALHLRNLYEKKACCHITNGWEGQDMLLLFGLWALAELLHCLNLQANNAELSMGRTDYSESQLVSQLKVVCSGSYAPGPRWYAAYALSYFGHYGFPNKHGPAISKSLIDGEHTDLKLVLMNDESVSVHAVILMVRCRTLLPRRELSLDDKTSTYCLLDHDKERCERLPVEVRLSAHVDSQALSKLLDYIYSGFLQAGEDLVKKLRIFARHCHLHHLLQLLCRRSPRWGTLLPSFDLTAALGKDGRQISDVILEAKVEELVQWSCDICFLSRPHIHAHKVVVCSSCEYLQALFQSGMQESRSHTIKVPVSWKALMKLVHWFYSGELPLPMSGCLWDNLDSDEKLHEMVTYLELCWLAEFWLLQDLHEECSRVIISCLDSSRFLSIKILRLAASLNQWKLTEVSAEYVAPLYRRLRISGELEELDEELVDMVRAASVRLSQKDSTT